Below is a genomic region from Epinephelus moara isolate mb chromosome 9, YSFRI_EMoa_1.0, whole genome shotgun sequence.
cCTTTTCTTTTCATGGTCAGTGGCAGAGAACAGTAGATTGACTGTAGCAAACATCAACAATATGAGAGCACGAGAAAGCCTTGGGTGGATTATAGGACAACAGGCGCCTGTGCACAGATATACAAAGggctccaccacctctcctacattggagcaagacacagactttgtgatggTTTTGAGTTTCTTTGGAGTTggtatgcatctttttgttgtgtctccttgtggttgtgttgtgtctctttgaggtaattttgtgcttttttgttgttgttttgtttctctttgtggtcattttgagtctcccCCTAGTcggtacatgttaatttgacatttgacaatTTTGGGCCCTCGGCCTGTGCCCCATAGACCtgctcagtaatccatccatgaacAAAGCGATAGCACGGAAAagttaaaattaatattgctaTCCCTTTGACACATCTTAGTCAACCCTCGCAGCAGCTTCCTGTAGTGATGGAAAAATAACGACACCACTGTGCTTTTGAATGGctcatttcactttaaaaaactcCCAGACGCCTCAGTTGACAAGTTGAAAGTAACACACACCTTGTGTCAAACAGAATTTAAATACCAATGAAGTACTTTGAGTTTGAGCTTCCACCTACGAGCTTAGCCCTGTAAAACCCAAATATAGAaaaacgcaaaaaaaaaaaaaattcaaccaTTCAGATGTTGTTGTAGGAGGCCTTTGGGGCTGAAAATGGagtgttttcaaaaatgttatgttttagtaagtttttacGGAAATGTTGTAATATTGCAACATTGGGCTTAATGGGGAGCAGAATCTCCTGTATTTCCACTCATTGTCTGAACAACAGTACAGAACTAAGGATTCATTTGCAGGGTTTTGCTTTTCCCAAACCAGTATATAACATGAATAATAATCTCAGTCATGTTGTTATGAAGAGTCATTTATTCCAACAACAAGAACtttgacatttatttacattatttacagTGATAGTCCCAGAAGCAGATTGTCCTCTGAAAAACAGAGGCAGACATCCAAGCCAGTCTCACAGCATCACACTTGCTTTGGGTATTAGTATACCCTTTACTGCAATGTCTGCAGCGTCCTCTCTTCGTCTTCAGTGGAAAATGTCCAGTGAAGTCCGTGTGCACATCCACATTTATTTACAGTGATAGTCCCAGAAGCAGTTCTTGTCCTCTGAAAAACAGAGGCGGACATCACACTTGCTGCATTGATTATTAGTATACCCTTTACTGCAATGTCTGCAGCGTCCTCTCTTTGTCTTCAGTGGAAAATGTCCAGTGAGGTCCCTGCGCACATCCAGAGGGGGGTGTGCACATGATTTTTTGGAAGAGGGACCGTTTGGACTCCCATCACCTAAGGATGCTCTCTTTCCAGCATTCAAAGGGCTCCCTGCTGCGTCTGGGCTCCCGTTGCCTGAAGATGGTCGTCCTCTCTTTGGAGTTTTCAGTGTTGTGTCCACCAGAATGAGAGAGGATGCTAGCTGTGCCTGGAACTTTCTCATGTTCAGTATCTCCTTCTTTGGCATCTTGAGAGCTTGGCAGTGCCGCCTGTAGAGGAGCCAGGCGTTGACCACAGCGAGGGTGATGGTGTGCCAGAAGATGTACATGTACCACCGCCGGGATTTCAGGGCGTACTTGTATTTCGCTGTAAATGAGTCCAACAACATTGGCTTGCCTCGCATATACTGCTTGATGCTGCTGAACTTCCCCTTGAAAGGTATCATCATCTCATCCACAGAATTGTGCTCTTCTGGTACCACCTGCAGGCAGTTCTCTCTGAGTGAATCAAGCCATGGTCTGAGTTTCCAGAGTTTGTCCCTCTTTTCAGTCTCTGACACTGTCAAATTGTTTGCAAAATGTAATGTTGTCAACAGCGATTGGAATCTGTTGCGTGACATCACATCAGCAACAGGTGGGTGCCGTGTGTCCGTCTCCCAGTACATACGGGTTCCAGGCATTTGTACCAGGCCCATCCTCAGGTACATGCCCAACGCTGTCTGTATTTCTTTTGCATTAGTGTTAACCGATCTTCCGTGATTTTGAATGCTGTACTCATTCGTATTTGTTGCCAGAGCTTGAACCATGTCTTCTGACACAAACTTTTGGAAGTATTGCAGTGGTGTGTGGAGGGAGGTGACATCATCTGTGAGAGCTGGACCAGAAAAATCAGTATTGGGACtgataaaatcttttttttgccAGCGATATCTGTCACGGGGCATGATGTGTTTGCTTGATTGGGGCTCAATGTCCACATTGGCTGGGCAATCAGTAGGTTCTTGGTTTTCTTTGTCCACACAGGCATCGCTATCTGATTCTTCGTCACTTGCATCAGTGTCGTCGAAATCCATGTCCACATCACTCTCTCCGTTTTGGACGATGGCAATTACATCCTGCACACTGTACCGAGGATCTCTCCTTGCTGGTGGCAttctgaaatggaaaaaataaaattgaaacaaATGTACACTGTATATACAAATAGCACACATGCTTACTAGATTCTAGATGACCAGCAGGAAAGATGGGGTGGTGGGGAGAATGATTTCATTATGAAGTGTTTACACATTGCACTGAAGTAGCCTATTCACACATTTCACTGGTCACAATACTGTATGGCTGACCTATTGTAGACTGTGATTATCATCCAAATAGGAATGCATGTAGCCTCCAGTTTACAACCACACCTTACAGTCATGAACATTAACACCTGTTCCAGAACAATGCCACAAATGCACCAGGAGCATCCCCCACAACTGCTTTGACTATGAATTGATAGGAACATTTTCTTATCAATAGAGACTAAGACAAAGGGcagacatgcacaaacagaatTTCTTTGTTAGAAAGTCCTGCATTCTGTGATAAGGAGAAAATACTGAGTGTTGAAGGTGGTTAGAAATCATTCTaagtaaatgaaaatgtttagaTACGGCAATATATCTTTGCACTTTAGTTtctaatacaataaaatatgtgAATATGTAATCCAATATAAGGCTAAAGGCTAGAATGTGTAAATCATGTGTAGTTTAAAGTTATATTGTGAAAATTTTAATTGAAGTTCCTCTCAAGACGTTCCTCTcaaaaacagggctgttttgaCTACCACTCTCACCCAACGTTGTAATATTGCAACAATTATAAAACAAGctctaaataaaatgtagggcATATTTTCCACAATAACTACATATGTTCATGTTCTAGACActgtaataaacacaaaaaaaaattttcaaaGCATTTTACTTACTTGAATCAGATGAATTCAGTCCAGTAAATCGAAGGGATGTTGCTCGATCAAAATATTGGAGGTTGTGTGACTTCTTGACCTGAGGGCGGGCCTTATATACAAATGTTGGATCCAATCGCATTGTGAGAACAAACAATAGGACCCAATGATCATGTTAATGTGgttgaaccaaaaaaaaaaaaaaaaaattagaggTCTTATGGGGATAACCAAAATTGTTGTAATTCTGCAACAGTGGGTCTTACAGGGTTAGCATGCAGGTGCAGCTCATCAGACTTGATGTCAGCAGGCATCACCAAACCAGCAAAGCATGATTTTAGAGTGCGCCAAGTGCCCCAGACCTGTAAATGTAACTACATCAAAGAAGTTAACCACAGCGCTTGCTAAACTGGTGGCAACTGACTAGTCAACATCATAGAATACTCAGGTCTAAGGGACATCCTCAGGTTGGCATGTTGTCATGGTTTCAAGACCTCACTGTTGTAGCACTGCAGCACTGATTTGaagaaataaatttaaaagTGAAGATCATAAAGTACATttctttgcatttatttgattCCCAATTAAGACACTCTGGTATTGTAACTTGGAATTGCTTTACCTTGTTAATATGGaattcaaaactgttttgaaatgcaaaataatggaattttttaaacatgcaattaATCGCGAATAACTATTGAAATTCAGCGATTAATCACGGTTttaaaaattgagcatagcgttagttcaggcaggatacaatgtcaagctcagctcacatcccagctacatcagttgatctcaaacagcccaatcaactgatggagcagctgattgatggaagggagtcagctgatagatcacatgattcctttctatgcaaccaattggcgaatctcattcagggcgccctatttaaactgctccgGCCTGccaactgttgctgcttcctctgcaagccgctttgcaacccacctccaccccagctcctccttttcatgttgtgtctgacttatcaatgtcatttctgtttgtcagtgatgctgctctgttcctgATGGaatctttgctgctgctctccctgctttaggctttccatataggcgcatggaagagcagggaggtttgctctctctgcctcagactttcctcatttgcatgtagaagggcagagaggtgtgctctctccaccttaggctttccacataggtgcatggaagaggctttctgcataggcctgaggaaaggcagaggggccccagaatagagccataccgccaaatataatactgcaaatgaaaataaagttttctttgactaaagtgttcctgactgcaCTGTATCATTTGACAGCCCTGGAAAAAAAGCAACTGTTTTTCAACAAGTTTGCCATATTTACTTTATAGATCTTCTGTCCTTTtgtggccaaaaaaatcagttattgcAGATTTAACCACTTTAGCACCCACAGCTCTCTCAAAGGGACATAAATATGCTGGAGGGTTTTTGAGGGTGTATGGTACTTTCAAACAACTGCACTTCTCTGCCTAGTGTGTTTTTACCTTTGCTGCTGTGTATTTCAGGTCTGGGTGGAGCGTTTGGCTACCTGGTGGGAGCCATGGACTGGGGACACTCAATAATGGGTCAGCTGCTGGGCTCTGAGTACCAAGTCATCTATTTCTTCTCAGCATTGACCTGGAGCATCTTCCTCACTGTGCACCTCTTCAGCATCCCAGAGCAACCCCTTGGCAAGGATCCATCCACATCTGACCCCTCACCTCCCAGTGCCCTTCGCCTACTGGGTTCCCACAGCAATGGATATGGCGCACTGGCTAATAAAGAGCCAGTCTCACCTGTAGTTCCAGCATCTGTTCCAGACCTCAGGCCTAGGTCATTCTCTGCTCTTGGGGAGGCCAATTCAGTGACCTCCAGTGCTAAGCAGCCAAACAAGGAGGTATGTGGTGTGCAGGATACATGTGGTAAAATAATGTGGAATACTGATTTGATTTATGTATCCATTCATGCTCATGTTCACAGGGAGAATTTAATGTAGCTATTTAGAGAAAATGGATTTGTAATCTAATCCTAGTATCAGTTCTGTTGGAAACAAAGTGGTGGTGAAAGATAGAAATTTGCCTTTATTGAAACATATGAAACATTGGCAACATggtttatatattttaacataaaaGACACAAGGTTTGAGTGGTTTGACTGGCAGCAGCAGACTCTGAAAGGTAAAGTGTTCATGCTGAATAACAGAGCACATTGTCTTAATTGATTCTGAACTAATTTTAGTCTGTCTGTAGGAGGAGATTCCTGTTTAAAAGATAAGGATAGAAGCTGCTTaagggaatacttcacccccaaatgacCCCCaaatttgtatatcagttactcacgcTGTgtcatgttgaatttgtgatgaAAACCTGGATTTTGCCTCCACAGTGGACTAATAGTcccaaaatggagaaaatttgGAATTAagagagcctggtctcactctgaagttatcaaaatccggcgcttgggcagtgacttgcggcgtcagaaaccaacggaaaaaggcatcctttaattTCAGCATGATATATGGCCGGTTGCCATTAAAGTTTAATGGCGCccagtggtgtcagggggaaacgtggcaggacaaggacaaaagaaggcggcaaaagtccaactagggtgggcaggaggggtggtggatcaGTCTAACAAACACCGagtttcacccaagagagcggtgtttgcgtcctgtaagattctagagccaaaccctgtgttcttttttcctaaacctaaccacgtgtttttgttgttggcaggaaaaaaaaattcaaaatcaaagaaaaatcaaagtcaaagtcTCAATATcgaagtctcatttatccagtccttTGCTCAGTGCTTCCTAAACAGACAACCTTTTCCGATGCGGAACTGATCTGAAAGTAAAACGTATGTTTGCAGTCTTTAATGCCAGACtcaattgacaaaaacagtaattttacctcactgaacacgggagctgctggtctaccgctgccttgatcagttagattgtttgtattattgtctgatttgactttatttttgtattcattCACATTTCACAACCTTATCAAAACCAGCCTGTTGTCCGCTGTAAATTACAGTAAAACGTACACCAGGTGAACACTACTCAAGCCTCTGTGTATTCTCCCTCAAGCACTCGGCCAGTCCCTTACAGGAATATTCATAAGTCAATATTCCCGATGGTGCTCTGGTTCAAATAGTTAATTAGGCCACGCTCTGCAGAGGAAACTCTTCAAACAACCTTATGAGGATGAGTTTAATGTGAATATGTCCTGCGTAACATAAAATGTCCATGTGAAATCCTTCTCTATATTATGCACTGAGTATTGATGAATCTTCTCAGAAACTCTGAACATCAATCCAGCCTTCAAGCCCCTCTAGCTGAATCTCTGTTTAATGTTTCttgatgaaaagaaaagggatCTGTCAGCAGAGTTTGTATCATCTTCTTTTTAAAACTCACTTTTGTAGCCTCGCTTTGATGTTTGATTAATTATGTCTAAAATCTCATGCTTTTATGGTCCTTATCTTGGCTCTAATTGCTTTGTCTTGTCCTTCCTTTGTTTCTTTAAGCACATTAGTGAGTATACAGTGTGTGTCTAAGTGAAAGTTTCCTATtataaatacttttttaaagttattacTGGTGcaagctttttattttataaaagcaAACAATTGCAATGTCATATCAGGTCATACTTAATGCTTTTGAATTGTTCATCATAATCCTAATGTTTCTTTGAATGGTATTATCTCTTAGTCATATGCCTCGTTGTCTTCCATCATCTCTTGTCTCTAACCCTTGAGCAGAGTCCTTAACGTCTTCATGGTGCAGATGGTCATGGTTTCTATTGTCGAAGCTTTTGAACCGACACTTAAACACCACTAGCAATGATACACCAGAGAGTAATGAGTCCTATGAGAGGacaatctgttttattttatttcattaatccTGTCAGTGTTGTAGCTGTTGGCGCTGATGTCtgtgatgtctgtgtgtatctgcagGCCCAGAAGAGGATGACATTCAGATCAATGATGAAAGCTATCATCAACATGCCAAGCCACTAccgctgtctgtgtgtcagtcacCTGCTGGGATGGACAGCTTTCCTCTGCAACATGCTCTTCTTCACTGATTTTATGGGACAGGTATTGTCTAATgaatatctgcatatgaatgccatacaggtgtgttttattttctgatcAGTGTGGTACACCTGAACCAAACTGCAGTGATTGGTCCCATTGTGAAGCAGATGTCACTTCACACAATACTCATGACATTTTCCAAAACCGCTTATCCTGTCGGGGGTTGTGGAGGCGCTGGAGCCTCTCCCAGCTGGCATTGGGTGACATGGCTTTTCCATCTCACTTCCACATTAAACTGACAAGTTGTCTATTGAGACagcaacataaacataaacataaagacTAAGCCAATTTTACAAATGAACATAAGCAATTGAAAGTGAAAGGTATTGAAATGGACTGTGGATGACTGAAAAATAATGCATGCATTTCATGTCAGGTTTGGGGACCGCACAATATCCTATGTAAGATAAAGTTGTGTGACTGCAAATTTAGTGCTGAAACCATTAGGAAGTTAATTAGCAGAAATTTCAACATCATCATTTCAGTCATATATAAAGCAAAAAAGCCAATAATTCTCAACTTGCAGCGTCTCAAATGTGTGTTCTTTTTAATCTGTGTTATATCATTGTAATCTGAATATCTTTTAAAGGGGTTTTGACTATTGCGGGAAAATTTGCAGAGAAATGCATAGTCAGTGGCTTCCTGTTGAGTGttgaaaggaaagaaaacttAAAAGCTTGAATAATGAGCATGGCCAACATTAGATATCTGTATCAGTGAAACTTTGTGCTTTGGTTTCTctactgaaaacactgagcgtGTATTTTTAACACTCTCACTTTGAAatgatttctctctttgttATTCAGATTGTGTACAATGGAGATCCTTATGCAGATCATAACTCCACAGCTTATGCCACATATGAGAGAGGAGTAGAAGTGGGCTGCTGGGGGCTGTGCATCAACGCTGTGTCCTCTGCTCTCTACTCCTGTAAGTAACTCAAAgagtatttgtgtgtttatttcacaGCGGGCAGCATCCATTAGTAACACTGTGTCCTGCACTGACATCATTAGCTCAGCTGTGAATGGCAACTTGTCAAGGTTTTGCAGGAAATGGATAACAGTCAGCAATTACCGCCTCCTCCTTTGTTTTATGTTGGGATTACAGGCTGTAGTGTGCCACAGCCATTCATTAGCTGCACAAAAGAAACACGTTTCCCCAGAGGTATGCTGAGCCAATGTTCCATTCAATTCAAGTAGGTCTGCTACAGCAGTAGCCATGTAAAAATAAGTATAAtatgtgaaagagagaaaaataatgtgCTACATGTAAAGCAAAGTTCAGCCACATAACCAAGTGCTGGTATCACTGCACCTCCCACTGTGAAACTGACTCTATTTACAGTCTGGATGCTGAGAAAATGGTCTTTtgatatgttgtttttttacattgctGCTCTGAATTGAAAGATAGGttgtcgccccctcgtctgatACCGACGCACAAAGCATAATTTAGTGTCTGTATGAGACACACAGCTGTCTCCAAGGTGAAACAAATTTTAGGTAAGGGCATCCAAACTACtcagttaggtttagaaaaaagatcccagtgaaaatgttacataagtgcattattttttttttcataagaGTGTTCCATCCAGTCCCACCCAACTGTGAGGTAATTGGCTGGAACTATTTGCTTCGATTAGCTAGAACTCATTCAGGTTGAGATGTCAAGTTCAGaggtggttagggttagggcaaAGAGGTCAAGGTTAGAGATAGTAGCAGCCAATCATGGCACAACAGGGGAGGGACCAGGCAGAGCACTCTTAGGAAAAAAAGGCAACGAAAGGACGTGAACATGACGTACCTACATAAGTTACATAACATTACTTTAAATGAAGTCAATATTCATTTCACATGCTACACCAACAGCTATCTCCTGGGTgcaagtcctgtgtttgtttgacccacctaTCCACCCCGACCTCCTCTGTATGCAgactttgtcactctttatAGACTGTTTCACCAGAATTGCATGCTTGGCAACAGCTTGGGTctatgtttacttcctgtcagctgatgtcactCACATACACTGGAAAACAttgcaacaggaaatacaaagggaccaaTTTAGAATTTTAGACGGGTTTACTCAGGTTTTAGCTGAAAGCCCAGTGCGTCTTATGTAGATGCTATAGGGAGCCATGTGCAGCTGTATCAGACGCCGAGGGGTGTGGCAAAGCGTTGGTATTTTATCACCTGGGATTGAGACCAGGCTGTGCATACTGTGGAGGGTTTTATATCTTTTAGAGGTGCAATACCATGAATGACGAAGCAAATTGTCCCATAATCCAAGTAAAATTGATCTCCTCtgtaataatgtgtgtgttttcagacgtGCAGCGTTTCCTCCTCCCGTACATCGGCCTGAAAGGATTATACTTTATGGGCTACTTTGTATTCGGCATGGGCACCAGCCTGATCGGCCTCTTCCCCAACATCATCGCCACACTGATCCTCTGCAGCGTGTTCGGCGTCATGTCCAGCACGCTCTACACCATCCCGTTTAACCTGATAGCGGAGTATCAGCGAGAAGAGGAGGTACTGGGCTGGCAGGAgaaatgtttttcagtgttAAGATGCAAATAAGTAgaagaaaataacattttgggATGTTGGATTAGGATGTTTCTTCTATTCAGTTTTCAGTGTCAAAATTGGCGCTTCTATTCAGTTTTCTTTAGCGTGCAGTCGTTCTTCAGTTTCATGGCTGAATCCTTTTGACTATTCATCAATAACAAGTGTCAATCAACTTATTATCAACAGGTGCGTCAAGGGTGCACATGCAGTCTGAGGCGCCCTCAGACCTGCCTCCCCGAGAACCTCAGAGGGCTCCTTTCCCAACATAAAATCTTATAAATTCAGCAGCCAAAAAAAAGCTATACATTCACAAACATTATACAATTAAACAATATCGACATACATTCATACAAGTCATGTGGGCAATTCTAAAACCATTTCTAAATGGGCCGCAAGGATTTGTCgaataatttattaattaacaGGGAATTACTCAGCTATTATATCAgttatttttaagcaaaaacaccAAGCATTTGCTGGTTCTAGGTTTTCCTATGTGAGCATTTGAGTCTTTTCTTTGACATACATGATAATAACCTGAATATCTTTAGTTTTGGGCACTGTTGGTCTGGAAAAACAAGACAGATTAAACAATACTTTGGGCTGAGGGAAATTACCTTTAATCTGCATTTTGCACAGCTTCATGGAAAAgtcaaataatcaattaatagGGAAAATAGTCTGCAGATTAATTGAGAGTGAAAACAACTGGTAGTTGCAGAGCCTTTATTTCTAACCATTTTCTCTTGTGCTAAATCTTCACATTGACACCTGAATGAAAAGGAACATCGTCACTGATTTGAATAAGTGAGCGCACATTCATATTAAAGACTTGACTTTATATTTTAATTCCGTAATGCTGGCTGACTCAGAAGAGACAGATTAGATATAGAAAGGTTCATTTGAAAGCAGACAAGTCATTATTAAGAGTAAAGCTGAGAAAACCCTGAATCCTACACTTCaaataataaaactgaattgagtTTGTCACTACACCTTCCCTGCCTGATAACATCCTCACTTCCAGACTGTATCACATCTTTTCTCTTGTACATTTGAAATCTCAAGCCACATCTGAGATAACCTTGGAGAGCTCCatccagagccacagaggacattATTGAACTCTTTTAACGGGCTGAATAGTACTCGCTGTGAAGACTTAAATGACATTCATCTGTAcaattgtttcagtgtttctttaatttactttattacAACAGGATAACCCACTTAACATCAATACTGATTTCCAGGAAGTTCTGGtatctaaaaataaacaataaaacggTAAAGCAACGAAAATGTATCAAATAACAGTAACGGCCTATCAGTCAAGTACAAAGTCAGATTCAGAACTCACCTACTTCTTGTAATGCATATACATTACTACATCCCTGTTTCCATTGATTTTGTATGACGTGTTATATATTTAACATCTGCACTATTTTATGTGTCAgagtcttattttgttttttacatgagTGATTTTCTTTGATACATATTTAATTGGCATTGTTGGAGGGAGCCTTTCACTTTCAAACAGTAACCATCAATCCTGGATAGTATTCCCTCGAGGAACATAAACTTGAACTTGTAGACCTGTGGTAGAGTTTTCCAGGAAATGTGGATCCTAcctagatggatggatggatggatggatggatggatggatggatggatggatagatagatagatagatagatagatagatagatagatagatagaataaTTTGCTGGCCTGATAAATTATGCGagagagttttgttttgtgtttcatggTGAGGGAGTTGTTACCAGGATAAAATCTTGAAGGTGAGAACGGATTTGATGAGTGAGCGGTAAACCAGAGTTAAAATGTCCCTGCTGACATGAGAAGTCCCGAGTTTCCTCAGCAGGTGGAAGCGCAGAGTCAGTGTGCTGTAAAAAGGACAGACCGGTGTCTATCTCTGTTCTGAGGTATTAAAAAGACTGAACCTGCTCTACTGGCTGACTCTGGGTACTAAGCAGTTGGAAAaaaggtgatgatgatgatgatgatgatgatgatgatgatgatgatgatgatgatgatgatttctcTCTGCCCCCACAGCATAGCTCTTTTGTCTTTATAATGTTAAGCTCAAGTGAGGTTTTACCAAATGTTTTGACCAGGTTGTTGACAGCCTGCTGAAATAGtgaagatttagggggatttaagggtgtctagcagtgaggattgcagactgtAACCAGCCAAAGCTTCTACATTAATCAGGAGgtttttttactgggagctgaattatccacagaagtttctgcctctccaaactggtgattaaaaccagtaaaaatactgaataaagcagtttcacgtcacaaatcagtgtttctcctatgcttTGGGCCATCACAGACAGGCCACAACAGACCAGGTGAataaaaccagtgaaaacactgaataattcaatttcatgttaaaaatcagtgtttttccgatgctgtTCGCCACTTCGTAGATGGGCTCTTAGCCTAGTACCTGCAGATGTGTGTCAGCCTTTTTGTCTGATAAATAAAGACCCAaatgttcaagaggtttttaccgggagcggAATTGTTGGCCGAGGTCACTTCCTCACTTAAACCAGAAAAACATGGAATAAATCAATTTcatattaaaaatcagtgtttttccaatgctgcttGTTGTgcaggggctgctaactatggtggccgatgcaaaaatacgaaaatgtgaatggcccaatctagagccaatgtttggttcgttctgggctactgtagaaacatggcgatctccataggCGAGGACCAGCTCCCTCTGTAGATGTAAATGGCTCATTCA
It encodes:
- the slc45a2 gene encoding membrane-associated transporter protein isoform X2 gives rise to the protein MDSGEGAVFGAVEPPRRSRGRLILHGMVMFGREFCYAVEAAFVTPVLLSVGLPRSLYSLVWLISPILGFLLQPIIGSASDYCRSSWGRRRPYILTLGVLMLLGITLFLNGDAVISALVIDRSVRSIWAIVVVMFGVVLFDFAADFIDGPIKAYLFDVCSHQDKERGLHYHALLTGLGGAFGYLVGAMDWGHSIMGQLLGSEYQVIYFFSALTWSIFLTVHLFSIPEQPLGKDPSTSDPSPPSALRLLGSHSNGYGALANKEPVSPVVPASVPDLRPRSFSALGEANSVTSSAKQPNKEAQKRMTFRSMMKAIINMPSHYRCLCVSHLLGWTAFLCNMLFFTDFMGQIVYNGDPYADHNSTAYATYERGVEVGCWGLCINAVSSALYSYVQRFLLPYIGLKGLYFMGYFVFGMGTSLIGLFPNIIATLILCSVFGVMSSTLYTIPFNLIAEYQREEEEHMKLGGSNGSQRGTGVDCAALTCMVQLAQIIVGAGLGALVNMAGSVIVVVLSASTVSLLGCIFIALFIRNVD